The following DNA comes from bacterium.
CCTGGCCGAGGTTTTGCGCCGCGTGCCCGGCATGGATGCGATATACATATCCAGCGGCGAGAGCCAGGTCTCCATGCGAGGATTCGCCGGCCCGATCATCGACGGCACGAGGATGGCGGTGCTCATCGACGGCCGTCTCTTCCAGCACGAGTTCATCAGCGGCATCCTTTGGCAGCAGATCCCCGTGCCGCTCGACGACATCAAACAGATCGAGGTGATCGCAGGACCGATGTCATCGCTCTACGGCAACAAGGCGATGCTCGGCATCATAAACATCGTCACGTACGAGCCCGAGGAGACGAGGACCAAGATCGAGGCCGGAGGGGGCAGTTACTGGCTGGGCAAAGGAGACTTCGTGCACGCCCAGAGCTTCGACGCCGCTAAAAAATACTGGTACAAGATCACGGGCCACTACCTGCGTTACAACGACTTCACCGATTGGCGAGGGACGGGAAAACAGAAGGCTGAGGAGGATCTGGCGGTAACCGGAAAATTCCTCGCAAAGCCCGTGGACGGGACCAAGGCGTGGCTAAACGCGGGGGCCTCCCAATCAAACGGCCTCGCGTCCTTCGGCCCCCTGCTCAGCGGAAACGAGCGCAGGGTGTTCGTGGACGGCAACTTCGAGCAGGACATGGGGGAGTGGGGTCAGTTCAACCTCAAGTCCTACTGGGAAAGGCACTACCTCGAGGTCCCCGATTTCCCGGGGCTCGGGACCCTGGAGATCGACAACGTTGAGGCTGAGGCCAGACACAACATCTCCTTCGATATCACCTCGGACATCGAGAACACGCTCACCTATGGATTCGACTATCGCTACGGCGACATCAGCAACGCTCCGGTGCAATCGCTCAACGACATCGGCGGCTACCTGCAGGACGAGTTCCGCTTCTACGACAAGGTGATCTTAAACGGCGGCGTGCGCGTCGACTATCAAAAGGAGTTCATAGGGCTCAACGTCGCGGCCCACGGCAGCGTGGTGTGGCTGCCGCATCCCAAATACACCTTGAAAGCGGGCTTTGGCTCGGCCTTCAACAACCCCAACTATCTCCATTTTTACACGAATTTGCTCCAGCCGCTGGTCAATCCCGCGGTCGGCACCCTGGTCGGAAACACCGACATCAAGGCCGAGGAGATCCTCTACCTGGACGTGGGCAACACCATACGTCCCATCGACAGGCTCACGCTGCACGCCAATTTCTTCTACTACAGGATGAACAACCTGATCACCCCCACAGTCTCCCTGGCGCCCCCCACGGCGCAGTTTCAAAACGACGGCGGCGCCGAGGCGATCGGCGGCGAGATCAGGGCGGAGGGACAGATAGCCAAGTGGCTCGAGGGCTACGGGCAATGGGCCTATGAAAAGTTCAATGCCATAAACGGCAACGCCAACCCGACCCCCAACCTGGGCAACCCGAAGAATAAGGTCGGCGCAGGCCTCAGGGGAAAGTGGTTCGACGGCAGGTTCACGGCCAACGTGGATTTCGAGTACACCATGCACTACTACCGCCAGAACGGGGCGATAAACTTCAATTTCATCCCCGTGGAGCGGATCGACGACTTCTATATGCTGAACGCCAGGGTCGCATACTGGCCTATAAAGAACCACCTTGAGCTGGCGGTCGCAGCGAACAATATCCTAGACGACAATTCGGCGCAGACGCCGCTGTTCGATCCGACCTTCGGCTTCGTGCTCGCCGAGAGGCCGACGTTCAACGTCTGGGGATCGATAAGGTACGTATTCTAGGGAGTGCGATGAAGAGGCAGGCGTTCTACATCCCTGTGCTGATGCTCGCCGTTGCGATTCTGCTGGCGCCTCGACCCGCGCCGGCGCAGAATGCGTGCGTGATCCTCTCCAGCACGGCACAGCCGTTCAAGGAGGCCAAAGAGGGCTTCAGAAAAGGATTCGGCGGCACCGTCGAGGAGATCGTCATGCCCCCGGAGCCGGCGAGGGCGAGCGAGATCGTGGCAAGCATAACCGCAAAGTCATGCAAGGTGGTGATCCCCATGGGATCCGCGGCGCTCAAGTTCCTAAGACTCAGGGTCTCCGACATGCCGATCGTCTTTGCGATGACCCTGTCGCCTGCAGCCATAAAATCAGAAGGGCTCAACATGACCGGCGTATACCTGGAGCCTTCGCCCGGGATGCAGTTGGCCTCCATCCGCAAAGTCCTGCCTGCCGCGAGGAGGGTGGGCGTCCTCTACTCATCCCCCAGCGAATACCTGTCGATGCTCGAACGCAACGCAGGCGGCGCCGGGCTGGAGATAGTGGCGGTTAGGGCGCCCAAGATCGGCGACGCGGTCCGCGAAGCGGAATCGCTCGTCAAAAGGAGCGACCTGCTCCTCATGATACCCGACGTGGTGACCTCCACCCACGAAGTCTTCAAGTCCATCCTCCTATCATCCCTCAGCGGGAACATCCCCATCTTCGCGCTCGCGGAGAAACACGTGGAGGCCGGAGCCCTCGCGGCCCTCGCCACGGACTACGAAAGCAACGGAGCCCAGGCGGCCGTCATGGCGCGCAGAGTCGCAGCCGGAGCATCCGCATCATCGATAAAACCGGATTACTCCAACAAGGCCGGTCTGGTCCTTAATCTCAAGGTCGCCGCAAAGCTGGGCATCGTCGTGCCGGAGGCGGCGATAAACGAGGCGATAGAGATCTATCGCTGACACCGAGGAGGCTTGTTGAAAGTAGGACTTCTGAAAAACATCTCGAACAAGTTCGTCTTCGCGATCGTCTCCATCGTGCTGTCCCTCACCGCAGTCTTCATCACCTACTTCACGATCCACAACCGCAATTCGCTGGAGGGGTTCCAGAAATCGGTCGGCATCTCCCTCGTCCAGAGCATGGCCGAGAGCTCAAGGCTGGGCCTGATCTCTTCCGATCCGATCTATCTGGAGCAGCCCTTCTCGATCGCGATGAACAACCCGGACGTCGAGTTCATCGCCGCCTACGACAAAAACGGGTCGCTCATAAGCAAGACCTCGCGCAGTGAAGCCGACCTCGTGCTCACCGGCGCCATCATCGCCCGGATCGAATCCGCAAAAGGCCCATTCGCAGGCGAGAGGACCGCCGTCGCAGGCGATGAGGTGGACGATTTCTTTTCCCCGGTTTTTTCCGAATATGAGTTCGACACGGAAACGGAGGAGCTGCTCGTACTGAAAAAGGAATACGCTCCGGAAACCATAGGCCGGAGGATCGGAGCCATAAGGATAGGAATGTCCCGCAAGAGGATCGACGCGGCGGAGGGCGCGGCGTTCCTGGTCTCCGCCGCCATGGGCATCACCGCAGCCATATTCGCCATAGCGATCTCCCTTCTCATAGCGAGCCGCATCACGAAACCGCTCAAGGCACTCGAACAGGGAACGAAAAGCGTCATAATGGGCAAGCTCGACGTCAGCGTGCCGATAACCTCGGACGACGAACTGGGCTCGGTCGCCGGCGCCTTCAACAAGATGACCGCCGCCCTGAGGGAGACCACCGTGTCGAAGGATTTCATGGACGGCATCGTGGAGTCCATGAACGAGGCGATGGTCGTGCTGGACAACGACCGCAGCATCACCACCTTCAACTCCGCAGCCGAGAAGATGCTGGGTTTCAACGTCGACGAGCTGAAAGGGCTTTCGGTGGACTCCATCTTCTACGACCCCGAGAATCATCCGGTCGACGGGGGGAGATGGCAGGCCATCATGGCGAATCTCCTCTCCAACGCCCAAACCGAATTCAGGACAAAGGAAGGCCACCGAGTCCCCGTCACCATCTCGACCGCTCCGATGAAGGACAAGGAAGGCGCGGCCCACGGCGTCGTCCTGGTGGCGCGCGACATGAGCGAAGTATATTCGCTGCTCGATCAGCTGAAGGTTCACACCGCCGAGCTGGAGAATTATCAATCGGTCCTCTTCAGCATGCTGGAAGACAACGAGCGAGCACGCGCCGAAACGGAGTCCGAAAGAGCGAAGACAGTGGCGGCGGTCGAGTCGATGGCCGACGGCCTCGTGATATTCGATCTGTCCGGCAAGGTGCTCATCATGAACCGAGCCTCGCGCGCGATGTTGGGTTTTGAAGAAGACACGGAGGCCACGGCCGAAGGCATACGCGCCGTGATAGGCGACGCCTTCGATCCGCTGATATCGAACGCCGAGAGCCTCGCCGCAGAGCACTTCGCATGCGAGCTGACGCTGGGCGCCGAGAGAAAGAGGGCCATAAGGATAGAGGGACTTCCGGTCACAAAGGGAGGCGAACGCATCGGATCGATCCTCGTGATGAGGGACGTGACCAAGCAGCGCGAGCTGGATCAGGCCAAGTACGAGCTGATCAGCAACGTCTCCCACGAGCTTAGGACTCCGCTCGCCATAATAAGCAACGTGATATCGAACGCCCTGATCGGCGTGTCGGGCGAGCTCGACGAGAGGCTCCGGACGAACCTGGAGATGTGCGGCTCCAACACGCGCAGGCTCACGAACATAATAGACAAGCTCCTCAACATGGCCTCCATGGACAAGGGCGATATATCGATAAAACGAGAGATGACCGACCTGTCGGCCATACTGAAGGATATAAGCGCCTCCTTCGAGCAGGAGGCGCGGATCAAGGGAATTTCGATGAGCCTCAATATCCCGAAGGCGCCCATCACGGCGTTCCTCGACGCAAAGGCGATCGGAAACGTGCTCTTGAACCTGATCTCCAACGCGATCAGATTCACCGAAAAGGGTTCCGTGACGGTGGAGGCAGGCGTCAAAGGAAGCTTCGTGGAGATATCCGTCAGCGACACCGGCATCGGCATCCCGAAGGACGAGCAGAGCCTGATATTCGATTCATTCCATCAGATCGGCAGGACGTACGGCCCCGGCGAAAAGGGGGTGGGCCTGGGCCTCGCGATCTCACGAAAACTGATCGAGCAGCACGGAGGTTCGATCAGCGTCATGAGCGCTCCGGGCAAGGGCACCCGGTTCACGATCCTCCTGCCCATAGGAGAATAGAATGTCCAAGAACAAGAAAAAGATACTCATCGTCGACGACGAGATCGATTTCACCAACTCAACGTCCCACAGGCTCAATTTCGAAGGGTACGATACGATAGAAGCCATGAACGCCGAGGAGGCGATGGCCATCCTGGAGAAGACGGTCCCGGACATCATCCTGCTGGACGTGATGATGCCGGGCATGACCGGAGTTCAGTTCTTCGAACAGCTGAGGAAAGACGCCCGCTTCAAAGACATACCCGTGATCTTCCTCACCGTCTGGGACCGTCTCGTCTCCTCAGACTCCCACGGCGCCAAAGAAAAGGCCGTGCTGGTCACCAAGCCGTTCGAGTTCGACACGCTCCTCAAAACGATAAGAGAGATGATTTCATCATAGCGGGATCGAGGCGTAGACGAAGGCAAGGATGTCCTGCGGAAATATCCCGAATATAGCGACGGCGAGAGCTGCAGCCAACATGACGCCCACGAGGATGCTCGCGCCCCTCGACCCGTCCCCCTCCCGCGAGGAGGAGAGAGAAGCGGGCTGGTCCCTGAAATACATCGCGCTCACAGGCCTCAGCACGCACAAGAGCATGACGGCCATGCCCGCCGCGGCGACCGCGACAAGGGCCACGTCCCCTGCCCTGGCCATGGATATCATCAGATAGAACCTGCCCATGAAACCGATCGTGGGCGGAAGCCCCGCGAGCGAGAAGAGAAACAGCGAGAACGCGGCTGCAGACCACGGTTTCGTCCTGGCCAGGCCGCACAGGTGCCTCTGGTCTAGCGGCTCGCCCGGCCGGAATCCCAGCGCGACCAACGCCGCGAACGCGCCGATCATTGAGACGGAGTAGGAGACGAGGCTGAATATCAGCGCCCGCGTCATCACTGCATGCGCGTGGGCCAAAGAGGGCAGCGCAGCCAGCAGGAACCCGCCGTCGGCTATGGAGAGCCAGCAGAGCATCCTCTTGATGCTCTCCTGCCGCATCGCCGCCAACGCGCCCCACAGGATCGTCGCGGCCGCGATGACGGAGGCCATGCCGTGCCACAGCGCGCCGCCCGGCACCGCCACCGCGGACGCGAGCCTGAGAAACGCAATGAAGGCGGCCGCCTTCGCGGCTGTGGCGATGAGGAGGGTGATCGGGGTCGGCGATCCGTCCAGCGCATCCGGCGCCCACGCGTGGAACGGGACCGCCGCCACCTTGAGCGCGAGCCCCGCGAAGACCATGGCTATCCCGAAGAGGAATACACCCCTCCCCTCGCCGCTGAGGACGTATTCGAACCTCTGCGCTATCGTGGCGAGAGAGGTGCTGCCGAGGCTCCCGAATATGAACGCGAGCCCCATGCAATAAAACGCGGCGGCGAACGCGCTCATCATGAAGAACTTGAGAGAACCCTCGATCGATTGCGGCCGCTCGCGGAGGAAACCGGCGAGCGCATAGAGCGCGATGGACATGGACTCCATGGCGATGAGTATGGCGATGAGGTCGCCGGCAAAGACCAGGGCGCACATCCCCATGACCGAGAGCAGGATGAGGCCGTAGAAACCGGACCTCTTCTCGCCGTGCGCGGCGAGATAGGGCTGGGATATCAGCACCGAGCACATCGCCGCGGCGCATATTATCATCATCCCGGCTATGGCCAGCCTGTCCGTCAAAAGCGCCTGGACTTCGGTCGCCGCAACCCGCGGCCATATGAACCAGGCCAGCGCCATCGCCGCGGCGATGGCCGCGATCACGATGAAGCGCTCCGCCGACAGAAACGCGCCCTTTTTAGCAGCCTCACTCATCCGTAGCTCCACTGCCCTCCGATTCGCCGCCTGCATCCGGCGACGCCGGTATTATCATCTCGACCCTCTTCGCGAGCTTCACGAAGGCGTCCGCGGATCCGCCGACCTTCTCCATGACCGGCTGCGGCCATACGCCGAGGAGCACGACGACGGCGATGATCGGCAATATGGCCGATGCCTCGGAGGCGCGCACGTCCACGGGGCGCTTGTCGGCCGGAGCCTTCGAGTGGCCGAAGACGGCCCCCGCGGTCATGCGCGCCATGGCGATAGCAAAGAGCGCAAGACCTGCGAGCGCCGCGACCGCGAATCCGGTCCTGGCCTGGAACGCGCCCATGAGGAGCTGAAATTGCGCCGAGAAACCGGCCAGGCCGGGGATCCCGGCCGCCGCCGCCGCGAGCACCGCAAGCGCCAAAGCCATGGCAGGCATCGCCCTGCCGAGCCCGCTTATCCCGCCTACGTCGCAGGTCCCGAACCTCGCCTTGAGCATTCCCGCCGTCGCGTAGAGTGCGGCGCATATCAGCGCCTGCACCGCCGCGAGCGTCATCGCGCCTGCGGCCGCCTGGCCCTGCAGCGAGAAGAGGCCGACCATCACAACCCCCATCTGGGAGATCGACGCGGCCGCGACTATCCTCCGCATGTCGCGCTCGGACATCGCGAGCATCGCGCCCATGAATATCTGGGCCGTGAAAAGCACGAGCATCGTCTTGCCGGAGACGGCCACGGCTACCGGGGCGAGCGGCATGGCGATCCTGAAGAACCCGTACGCAGCCGCGACCAGCATCGCGGAACCGGGGATCATCGCGCAGGAGGCAGGGGTCTCTTCGCAGAAGTCAGCGAGCCAGGTGTGCAGCCCGATGATCGGGACGAATATGCCGAATGACAGCGCCAGCGCCCCGAAGAGCCACGCCTGCTCCTTGATCGAAAAACGCTGCGCCATCCAGTCCACGAAGCAGAAAGACTCGGCGCTCCCGCCAGCATAGGCGAAGGCGGCCAGCATCACCCCACCGCTCACGGCCGCAAAGGCCGCATACTTGAACGACGTCTTGATCCTGGACGGCCCGCCCCACATGCCGGCGATGAAACACGCGCAGATGGTCGCAAGATTCCAGAAGAGGAAGAACAGGAACGCGTCGATCGCCGCAAAGAGGCCGATCAGTCCCGCCTCCGCGAGCAGGGCCAGGGCGCCGAACATCTTTCGCCGCGGACCTGTCTCCTGCCATGAGACGACTATCGCGCAGGTGCAGATGAGCGAGACAACGCAAGCCATCATGGCGGAGACCCCGTCGAACCCCACCCTGTAATAGATCCCGAGGGACGGTATCCAGCTCCTGAGATCGGCCTGCTCGATCTCGCCCGCGGCGCCGACCTTCGCGAACAGCGCGACGCAGAAGACGAGGCAGACGAAGGAGGCTGCGACCGCGATCATCCTGCCAAGATTCGGCATGCGCCTCGGCACGACGACCAGGGCCAGCGCGCCCACGAGCGGCGAGATGATCGCAGCGTTGATCAACGGCACTTCCAAAAGACCTCCCGTCACAGCGCCACGAGCGCGATTATCGCTATGGCGCCGATGAGGAAATAGAGCATGTAATGATAGAGCACGCCGGTCTGCGCAGCCTGCGCCAGCGCCGCGACCAGCCCCAGGGACCTGGCCGCCCCGTCCGTCGCTATGCCGTCGACCGCGGTCCTGTCGATCCCCTGCCTCACGATCACGTTGGAGAACCACATGAACGGCTTCACGAGGATGAAGGAATAAATTTCGTCAAAGAAATATCCGCGCGAGACCAGGACCGTGATCGGCTTGATCCTTCTCGCCACCCGCGCCGCCCAGTCCCTCTTCTGGGCGTAGATGAGCCAACCCAGCACGGCGAAGTGCGCCGACCACAGGAGCGAGACGGCGGCCAGCACGATCCAGTTTCCGCACGCCCCATCGACCGAAGCCCTGCCCACCTCGGAGGGGATTATCCCGCCGAGCCAGACGCCTATCCTGTCCTGGCCGTGGAAACACTGCGGGACGCCCAGGAACCCGGCCGCCGCGACCAGCGTCATGAGTATCATCGACGCCAGCACCATGCTCATCGTGGGCTCCGTCACCCTCTTGTACTTCGCGGCGCCAAGCGCGCTATCTCCGAAGAACATCGCGCCGGCCGCCCTGAATATGTAGAAGGCCCCGATCCCCAGGGTCGCGAACCCGCACACCCATAGCAGGACTTGTCCCCTCTCGAACGCCTCGCCCAGTATCGACTGCACGCTCATGAAACCGGAGAGCGGCGCTATCCCGGCGAGAGCCGCCGC
Coding sequences within:
- a CDS encoding TonB-dependent receptor is translated as MNTLHRTFMGVLACSFASLISFYGTQGYAADEVLPPPEGASSIEEELYFKTEEIVTGPGKRAMKAEEAPANVFVITNEDIVQSGQTSLAEVLRRVPGMDAIYISSGESQVSMRGFAGPIIDGTRMAVLIDGRLFQHEFISGILWQQIPVPLDDIKQIEVIAGPMSSLYGNKAMLGIINIVTYEPEETRTKIEAGGGSYWLGKGDFVHAQSFDAAKKYWYKITGHYLRYNDFTDWRGTGKQKAEEDLAVTGKFLAKPVDGTKAWLNAGASQSNGLASFGPLLSGNERRVFVDGNFEQDMGEWGQFNLKSYWERHYLEVPDFPGLGTLEIDNVEAEARHNISFDITSDIENTLTYGFDYRYGDISNAPVQSLNDIGGYLQDEFRFYDKVILNGGVRVDYQKEFIGLNVAAHGSVVWLPHPKYTLKAGFGSAFNNPNYLHFYTNLLQPLVNPAVGTLVGNTDIKAEEILYLDVGNTIRPIDRLTLHANFFYYRMNNLITPTVSLAPPTAQFQNDGGAEAIGGEIRAEGQIAKWLEGYGQWAYEKFNAINGNANPTPNLGNPKNKVGAGLRGKWFDGRFTANVDFEYTMHYYRQNGAINFNFIPVERIDDFYMLNARVAYWPIKNHLELAVAANNILDDNSAQTPLFDPTFGFVLAERPTFNVWGSIRYVF
- a CDS encoding ABC transporter substrate binding protein, encoding MKRQAFYIPVLMLAVAILLAPRPAPAQNACVILSSTAQPFKEAKEGFRKGFGGTVEEIVMPPEPARASEIVASITAKSCKVVIPMGSAALKFLRLRVSDMPIVFAMTLSPAAIKSEGLNMTGVYLEPSPGMQLASIRKVLPAARRVGVLYSSPSEYLSMLERNAGGAGLEIVAVRAPKIGDAVREAESLVKRSDLLLMIPDVVTSTHEVFKSILLSSLSGNIPIFALAEKHVEAGALAALATDYESNGAQAAVMARRVAAGASASSIKPDYSNKAGLVLNLKVAAKLGIVVPEAAINEAIEIYR
- a CDS encoding ATP-binding protein produces the protein MKVGLLKNISNKFVFAIVSIVLSLTAVFITYFTIHNRNSLEGFQKSVGISLVQSMAESSRLGLISSDPIYLEQPFSIAMNNPDVEFIAAYDKNGSLISKTSRSEADLVLTGAIIARIESAKGPFAGERTAVAGDEVDDFFSPVFSEYEFDTETEELLVLKKEYAPETIGRRIGAIRIGMSRKRIDAAEGAAFLVSAAMGITAAIFAIAISLLIASRITKPLKALEQGTKSVIMGKLDVSVPITSDDELGSVAGAFNKMTAALRETTVSKDFMDGIVESMNEAMVVLDNDRSITTFNSAAEKMLGFNVDELKGLSVDSIFYDPENHPVDGGRWQAIMANLLSNAQTEFRTKEGHRVPVTISTAPMKDKEGAAHGVVLVARDMSEVYSLLDQLKVHTAELENYQSVLFSMLEDNERARAETESERAKTVAAVESMADGLVIFDLSGKVLIMNRASRAMLGFEEDTEATAEGIRAVIGDAFDPLISNAESLAAEHFACELTLGAERKRAIRIEGLPVTKGGERIGSILVMRDVTKQRELDQAKYELISNVSHELRTPLAIISNVISNALIGVSGELDERLRTNLEMCGSNTRRLTNIIDKLLNMASMDKGDISIKREMTDLSAILKDISASFEQEARIKGISMSLNIPKAPITAFLDAKAIGNVLLNLISNAIRFTEKGSVTVEAGVKGSFVEISVSDTGIGIPKDEQSLIFDSFHQIGRTYGPGEKGVGLGLAISRKLIEQHGGSISVMSAPGKGTRFTILLPIGE
- a CDS encoding response regulator, which produces MSKNKKKILIVDDEIDFTNSTSHRLNFEGYDTIEAMNAEEAMAILEKTVPDIILLDVMMPGMTGVQFFEQLRKDARFKDIPVIFLTVWDRLVSSDSHGAKEKAVLVTKPFEFDTLLKTIREMISS
- a CDS encoding NADH-quinone oxidoreductase subunit N, giving the protein MSEAAKKGAFLSAERFIVIAAIAAAMALAWFIWPRVAATEVQALLTDRLAIAGMMIICAAAMCSVLISQPYLAAHGEKRSGFYGLILLSVMGMCALVFAGDLIAILIAMESMSIALYALAGFLRERPQSIEGSLKFFMMSAFAAAFYCMGLAFIFGSLGSTSLATIAQRFEYVLSGEGRGVFLFGIAMVFAGLALKVAAVPFHAWAPDALDGSPTPITLLIATAAKAAAFIAFLRLASAVAVPGGALWHGMASVIAAATILWGALAAMRQESIKRMLCWLSIADGGFLLAALPSLAHAHAVMTRALIFSLVSYSVSMIGAFAALVALGFRPGEPLDQRHLCGLARTKPWSAAAFSLFLFSLAGLPPTIGFMGRFYLMISMARAGDVALVAVAAAGMAVMLLCVLRPVSAMYFRDQPASLSSSREGDGSRGASILVGVMLAAALAVAIFGIFPQDILAFVYASIPL
- a CDS encoding NADH-quinone oxidoreductase subunit M; the encoded protein is MPLINAAIISPLVGALALVVVPRRMPNLGRMIAVAASFVCLVFCVALFAKVGAAGEIEQADLRSWIPSLGIYYRVGFDGVSAMMACVVSLICTCAIVVSWQETGPRRKMFGALALLAEAGLIGLFAAIDAFLFFLFWNLATICACFIAGMWGGPSRIKTSFKYAAFAAVSGGVMLAAFAYAGGSAESFCFVDWMAQRFSIKEQAWLFGALALSFGIFVPIIGLHTWLADFCEETPASCAMIPGSAMLVAAAYGFFRIAMPLAPVAVAVSGKTMLVLFTAQIFMGAMLAMSERDMRRIVAAASISQMGVVMVGLFSLQGQAAAGAMTLAAVQALICAALYATAGMLKARFGTCDVGGISGLGRAMPAMALALAVLAAAAAGIPGLAGFSAQFQLLMGAFQARTGFAVAALAGLALFAIAMARMTAGAVFGHSKAPADKRPVDVRASEASAILPIIAVVVLLGVWPQPVMEKVGGSADAFVKLAKRVEMIIPASPDAGGESEGSGATDE